In Ancalomicrobiaceae bacterium S20, the following proteins share a genomic window:
- a CDS encoding glycoside hydrolase family 3 C-terminal domain-containing protein, translating into MLRNVSCLRPSRLARRAAQPAVLALALLAVAPAHADDRSDLKALVAAMTVEEKLALVRGAPDPENLGGAGYLPGVPRLGIPPLRSADGPAGIEVRTEATALPAPEAVAATFDPALAEAYGGVLGREARALGMDVVLAPHVNIARLPVFHRVKDEHGEDPLLAARMGAAEIRGIQAAGAMAEVKHLAANDQFRGQDVYDFRIPERALAEIHLPPFEAAVREAGVASVMCAYNRVNGPFSCAQKELMTGFLRKRWGFDGFVTSDWNGARSFALDAGLDVEMPGTYTPSWYGRLAAKSARDPAASARLDRAVLRVLGQMKRFGLLSGASPTGGTAVVPPRPVLEFEAGAAVARKVATAGAVLLKNDGLLPIEPAETPKTVLLVGPTAERLAAGAGVERAYGVKARMVSPLEALKAAPPAGWTVDHRVGIDLEGTVIPTEHLSWTDEEDGTAQGAQGHGLVRMPTSDPNAEADIDATLDFTGGRALPEGSDLTWAGLMTVPETGIYDLMLEIGGGSGRIQLGERIVASARIGANGGVVWPWTGIVTTREGLDITTLRVKLIAGHSYQVKLFAKAQEHIRLSVRFAWVTPAARAAHLASAIAAAHKADRVVVFAHEDGQPPDRETLALPVDQDALIRALAEANPNLAVVVTAGRPVTMPWIDKVKAVLLGWYPGQEGGAALADLLTGRAEPGGRLPLTFPTTDDQTPARGHPERYQGHDEIVDYSEGLEVGYRWYDAQGETPLFPFGHGLGYTRFSWRDPLVVADGDGAVAIVTVKNEGARAGSDVVQVYLGRAAGAAPGTPPKALAGFTRVRLEAGAETRVAVKLAPRAFESWSEKDHAWRRESDERRVLIAASSRDIRFDLPLRPATTAQTGN; encoded by the coding sequence ATGCTCCGGAACGTCTCGTGCCTTCGCCCGTCGCGCCTCGCCCGTCGTGCGGCGCAGCCTGCCGTCCTCGCTCTCGCCCTGCTGGCCGTGGCGCCGGCGCACGCCGACGACCGGTCCGACCTCAAGGCGCTGGTCGCGGCCATGACGGTCGAGGAGAAGCTCGCGCTCGTGCGCGGGGCGCCGGACCCGGAGAACCTCGGCGGCGCCGGCTATCTGCCCGGCGTGCCGCGGCTCGGCATTCCGCCGCTGCGCTCGGCCGACGGGCCGGCCGGCATCGAGGTTCGCACCGAGGCGACCGCCCTGCCCGCGCCGGAGGCGGTTGCGGCCACGTTCGATCCCGCGCTGGCGGAGGCCTATGGCGGCGTGCTCGGTCGCGAGGCGCGGGCGCTCGGCATGGATGTCGTGCTGGCGCCGCACGTCAATATCGCGCGACTGCCGGTGTTTCATCGGGTGAAGGACGAGCATGGCGAGGACCCACTGCTCGCCGCCCGCATGGGTGCGGCCGAGATCCGCGGCATCCAGGCCGCCGGCGCCATGGCGGAAGTGAAGCATCTCGCCGCCAACGATCAGTTCCGCGGCCAGGACGTCTACGATTTCCGCATTCCCGAGCGCGCGCTCGCCGAGATCCACCTGCCGCCGTTCGAGGCCGCGGTGCGCGAGGCCGGCGTCGCCTCGGTGATGTGCGCCTATAACAGGGTCAACGGTCCTTTCTCCTGCGCGCAGAAGGAGTTGATGACCGGCTTCCTGCGCAAGCGCTGGGGGTTCGACGGGTTCGTCACCTCCGACTGGAACGGTGCCCGCTCCTTCGCGCTCGATGCCGGGCTCGATGTCGAGATGCCGGGCACCTACACGCCGTCCTGGTACGGCCGGCTGGCGGCCAAGAGCGCCCGCGACCCCGCCGCCTCCGCCAGGCTCGATCGCGCCGTGCTGCGCGTGCTCGGCCAGATGAAGCGCTTCGGCCTGCTCTCCGGCGCCTCGCCCACCGGCGGCACGGCCGTCGTGCCGCCGCGCCCGGTGCTCGAATTCGAAGCGGGCGCGGCCGTCGCGCGCAAGGTTGCGACCGCGGGCGCGGTGCTGCTCAAGAACGACGGCCTGCTGCCGATCGAGCCGGCCGAGACGCCGAAGACGGTGCTCCTGGTCGGACCAACCGCCGAGCGCCTCGCCGCCGGAGCCGGCGTCGAGCGCGCCTACGGCGTCAAGGCGCGCATGGTATCGCCGTTGGAGGCGCTGAAGGCGGCGCCGCCGGCCGGCTGGACCGTCGATCATCGCGTCGGCATCGATCTCGAAGGCACCGTCATCCCGACCGAGCACCTGAGCTGGACCGACGAGGAGGACGGCACGGCGCAGGGCGCGCAGGGCCACGGGCTCGTGCGCATGCCGACCAGCGATCCGAACGCCGAGGCCGACATCGACGCGACGCTCGACTTTACCGGCGGGCGGGCGCTTCCCGAAGGCAGCGATCTCACCTGGGCCGGGCTGATGACGGTACCGGAAACCGGGATCTATGACCTGATGCTCGAGATCGGCGGCGGCAGCGGCCGCATCCAGCTCGGCGAGCGGATCGTCGCCTCGGCCCGGATCGGTGCCAACGGCGGCGTGGTCTGGCCCTGGACCGGCATCGTCACAACCCGCGAGGGGCTCGACATCACGACGCTGCGCGTCAAACTCATCGCCGGCCACTCCTATCAGGTGAAGCTCTTCGCCAAGGCGCAGGAGCACATCCGGCTCTCGGTGCGCTTCGCCTGGGTCACCCCGGCGGCGCGCGCGGCGCATCTGGCGAGCGCCATCGCCGCCGCGCACAAGGCCGACCGCGTCGTCGTGTTCGCGCATGAGGACGGCCAGCCACCGGACCGTGAAACTCTGGCGCTGCCGGTCGACCAGGACGCGCTGATCCGCGCGCTCGCCGAAGCGAACCCGAACCTCGCGGTCGTGGTCACGGCCGGCCGGCCGGTGACCATGCCTTGGATCGACAAGGTCAAGGCCGTGCTGCTCGGCTGGTATCCGGGCCAGGAGGGCGGCGCGGCGCTCGCCGATCTGCTGACCGGCCGCGCCGAGCCGGGCGGCCGGCTGCCGCTGACCTTCCCCACGACCGATGACCAGACGCCGGCACGCGGCCATCCGGAGCGCTATCAGGGGCACGACGAGATCGTCGACTATTCCGAGGGGCTCGAGGTCGGCTACCGCTGGTACGACGCGCAAGGCGAGACGCCGCTGTTCCCGTTCGGCCACGGGCTCGGCTACACGCGGTTCTCCTGGCGCGATCCGCTGGTGGTGGCGGACGGCGACGGCGCGGTCGCGATCGTCACGGTGAAGAACGAGGGCGCGCGCGCCGGGTCGGACGTCGTGCAGGTCTATCTCGGCCGCGCGGCCGGTGCCGCGCCGGGCACGCCGCCGAAGGCACTGGCCGGCTTCACGCGCGTCCGGCTCGAGGCCGGCGCGGAGACGCGCGTGGCGGTGAAGCTCGCCCCGCGCGCCTTCGAGAGCTGGTCGGAGAAGGACCACGCCTGGCGGCGGGAGTCCGACGAGCGCCGCGTGCTGATCGCCGCCTCGTCGCGCGACATCCGCTTCGACCTGCCCTTGCGGCCGGCGACGACGGCGCAGACGGGCAACTGA
- the hutU gene encoding urocanate hydratase, whose translation MTRIDNARSIRAPRGTDLNTKSWLTEAPLRMLMNNLDAEVAERPGELVVYGGIGRAARDWESFDRIVETLKRLEADQTLLVQSGKPVGVFRTHADAPRVILANSNLVPRWATWEHFHELDRKGLMMYGQMTAGSWIYIGSQGIVQGTYETFVEVGRRHYGGDLAGRWILTAGLGGMGGAQPLAATMAGASCLAVECQPSRIEMRLKTRYLDVQAKDLDEALAIIEQSCRDKKPISVGLLGNAADVFPELVRRGIRPDAVTDQTSAHDPINGYLPKGWTLADWEAKRESDPKAVDKAARASMATHVRAMLDFHKMGVPTLDYGNNIRQMAKEEGVADAFDFPGFVPAYIRPLFCRGIGPFRWAALSGDPEDIYRTDQKVKELIPDDKHLHNWLDMARERIAFQGLPARICWVGLGQRHRLGLAFNEMVRKGELKAPIVIGRDHLDSGSVASPNRETEAMQDGSDAVSDWPLLNALLNCASGATWVSLHHGGGVGMGFSQHSGMVICCDGTEAADRRLERVLWNDPATGVMRHADAGYDIAIDCAREHQLDLPGILG comes from the coding sequence ATGACCCGTATCGACAACGCCCGTTCGATCCGCGCGCCGCGCGGCACCGATCTCAACACCAAGAGCTGGCTGACCGAAGCGCCGCTCCGGATGCTGATGAACAATCTCGACGCCGAGGTCGCCGAGCGGCCGGGCGAGCTGGTCGTCTACGGCGGCATCGGCCGCGCGGCGCGCGACTGGGAGAGCTTCGATCGCATCGTCGAGACGCTGAAGCGGCTCGAGGCCGACCAGACGCTGCTGGTGCAGTCCGGCAAGCCCGTCGGTGTATTCCGCACGCATGCGGATGCGCCGCGCGTGATCCTGGCGAACTCTAACCTCGTGCCGCGCTGGGCGACCTGGGAGCACTTCCACGAGCTCGATCGCAAGGGGCTCATGATGTACGGCCAGATGACCGCCGGGTCCTGGATCTACATCGGCAGCCAGGGCATCGTGCAGGGCACCTACGAGACCTTCGTGGAGGTCGGTCGGCGCCATTACGGCGGCGACCTCGCCGGCCGCTGGATCCTGACCGCCGGTCTCGGCGGCATGGGCGGCGCGCAGCCGCTCGCCGCGACCATGGCCGGCGCCTCCTGCCTCGCGGTCGAGTGCCAGCCGTCGCGCATCGAGATGCGGCTGAAGACGCGCTACCTCGACGTCCAGGCCAAGGATCTCGACGAGGCGCTGGCGATCATCGAACAGTCCTGCCGGGACAAGAAGCCGATCTCGGTCGGCCTCCTCGGCAACGCCGCCGATGTCTTCCCCGAACTGGTCCGCCGCGGCATCCGCCCGGATGCCGTCACCGACCAGACCTCGGCGCATGATCCGATCAACGGCTACCTGCCCAAGGGCTGGACGCTCGCCGACTGGGAGGCGAAGCGCGAGAGCGATCCGAAGGCGGTCGACAAGGCGGCGCGGGCGTCGATGGCGACCCATGTCCGCGCCATGCTCGACTTCCATAAGATGGGCGTGCCGACGCTCGACTACGGCAACAACATCCGACAGATGGCCAAGGAAGAGGGCGTCGCCGACGCGTTCGACTTCCCCGGCTTCGTCCCGGCCTATATCCGGCCGCTGTTCTGCCGCGGCATCGGGCCGTTCCGCTGGGCGGCGCTGTCGGGCGATCCGGAGGACATTTATCGCACCGACCAGAAGGTCAAGGAGCTGATCCCCGACGACAAGCACCTGCACAACTGGCTCGACATGGCGCGCGAGCGCATCGCGTTCCAGGGCCTGCCGGCGCGCATCTGCTGGGTCGGCCTCGGCCAGCGGCACCGGCTCGGGCTCGCCTTCAACGAGATGGTGCGCAAGGGCGAACTCAAGGCGCCGATCGTCATCGGCCGCGATCATCTCGATTCCGGTTCGGTCGCCTCGCCGAACCGCGAGACCGAAGCCATGCAGGACGGATCGGATGCCGTCTCCGACTGGCCGCTGCTCAACGCGCTGCTGAATTGTGCCTCGGGCGCGACCTGGGTGTCGCTGCACCACGGCGGCGGCGTCGGCATGGGCTTCTCGCAGCATTCCGGCATGGTGATCTGCTGCGACGGCACCGAGGCGGCGGATCGGCGGCTCGAGCGCGTGCTCTGGAACGACCCGGCGACCGGCGTCATGCGCCACGCCGACGCCGGCTACGACATCGCGATCGACTGCGCGCGCGAGCACCAGCTCGACCTGCCGGGCATCCTCGGATGA
- the hutG gene encoding N-formylglutamate deformylase, which translates to MSARPDWLSVTRGEAPLLVSIPHTGTLIPEPIEARLVSPWLARKDADWWIDRLYGFAADLGATVVHTAISRTVIDVNRDPSGVSLYPGQATTELCPTTTFDGEALYRPGAEPSAEEIAERRRIWFDPYHAALAAEVARLKARHPAIVVYDCHSIRSVIPRLFDGELPQFNIGTNSGAACAVDLTARVEAICAASGLSHVTNGRFKGGFITRSLGRPEAGVHAIQMELACRGYMADPAGALDPDTWPAPWDPAFAAPIAVDLERILQSALDFASCLRPE; encoded by the coding sequence ATGAGCGCCCGTCCCGACTGGCTGAGCGTCACGCGCGGCGAGGCGCCGCTTCTGGTCTCCATCCCTCACACCGGCACGCTCATTCCGGAACCGATCGAAGCGCGGCTCGTGTCGCCCTGGCTCGCCCGCAAGGACGCGGACTGGTGGATCGACCGGCTCTACGGTTTTGCCGCCGATCTCGGCGCGACGGTCGTTCACACGGCGATCTCGCGCACGGTGATCGACGTCAACCGCGATCCCTCCGGCGTCTCGCTCTATCCGGGTCAGGCGACCACCGAACTCTGCCCGACCACGACCTTCGACGGCGAGGCGCTCTACCGGCCCGGCGCCGAGCCGAGCGCGGAAGAGATCGCCGAACGGCGCCGGATCTGGTTCGACCCCTATCACGCCGCTCTGGCCGCAGAGGTCGCGCGGCTGAAGGCGCGCCATCCGGCGATCGTCGTCTACGACTGTCATTCGATCCGCTCGGTGATCCCGCGCCTGTTCGACGGCGAACTGCCGCAGTTCAACATCGGCACCAATTCGGGCGCGGCCTGCGCGGTCGACTTGACCGCGCGTGTCGAGGCGATCTGCGCGGCGTCGGGCCTTTCGCATGTGACCAACGGCCGGTTCAAGGGCGGCTTCATCACCCGTAGCCTCGGACGCCCTGAGGCCGGCGTGCACGCGATCCAGATGGAGCTCGCCTGTCGCGGCTACATGGCCGATCCGGCCGGCGCCCTCGATCCCGACACCTGGCCCGCGCCGTGGGATCCGGCATTCGCCGCGCCGATCGCGGTCGATCTCGAACGCATCCTGCAGTCCGCCCTCGATTTCGCCTCTTGCCTCCGCCCGGAGTGA
- the hutI gene encoding imidazolonepropionase yields the protein MTDQAPTDLAPTAPAPRRIWRNARLATMRADRPGLGIVERGAIVADHGLIAYAGPEADLPSDLVRGGEIIDCDGRWITPGLIDCHTHLVHGGDRANEFELRLKGASYEEIARAGGGIVSSVAATRAASEDELVRQTLPRLDALIAEGVTTVEIKSGYGLDTASELKSLRAARALEKVRDVAIATTFLGAHALPPEAQGDKAAYIDLIVRDMLPAVAAEWLADAVDGFCEGIAFSPDEIARVFDAAKGFGLPVKLHADQLSNLGGAALAARYGALSADHLEHTDEAGAAAMAAAGTVAVILPGAFYFIRETKRPPIELFRAHGVPMAVATDCNPGTSPLTSLLLTMNMAATLFRMTVEECLLGVTREAARALGRLGEIGTIEPGKACDLAIWDIERPAELVYRMGFNPLHARIRRGR from the coding sequence ATGACCGATCAGGCCCCGACCGATCTCGCCCCGACCGCGCCTGCTCCGCGCCGGATCTGGCGCAACGCGCGGCTCGCGACGATGCGCGCCGACCGGCCTGGGCTCGGCATCGTCGAGCGCGGCGCGATCGTCGCCGACCATGGCCTGATCGCCTATGCCGGTCCCGAGGCCGATCTGCCGTCGGATCTCGTCCGCGGCGGCGAGATCATCGATTGCGACGGCCGCTGGATCACGCCTGGGCTGATCGACTGCCACACCCATCTCGTCCATGGAGGCGACCGCGCCAACGAATTCGAGCTGCGGCTGAAGGGCGCCAGCTACGAGGAGATCGCGCGCGCCGGCGGCGGCATCGTCTCATCGGTCGCGGCGACGCGCGCGGCCTCGGAGGACGAGCTCGTTCGCCAGACCCTGCCGCGGCTCGACGCGCTGATCGCCGAGGGTGTCACGACCGTCGAGATCAAGTCCGGCTACGGCCTCGACACCGCGAGCGAACTGAAGTCGCTGCGCGCCGCCCGCGCGCTCGAGAAGGTCCGCGACGTGGCGATCGCCACGACCTTTCTCGGCGCCCATGCGCTGCCGCCGGAAGCCCAGGGCGACAAGGCGGCCTACATCGACCTGATCGTGCGTGACATGCTGCCGGCGGTCGCGGCCGAATGGCTCGCAGACGCGGTCGACGGTTTCTGCGAGGGCATCGCCTTCTCGCCCGATGAGATCGCACGCGTATTCGATGCCGCGAAGGGCTTCGGCCTGCCGGTCAAGCTGCATGCCGACCAGTTGTCGAACCTCGGCGGTGCGGCGCTGGCCGCGCGCTATGGTGCGCTGTCGGCCGACCATCTCGAACACACCGACGAAGCGGGAGCGGCGGCGATGGCGGCGGCCGGCACGGTCGCGGTGATCCTGCCGGGCGCGTTCTACTTCATCCGCGAGACCAAGCGGCCGCCGATCGAGCTGTTCCGCGCCCACGGCGTGCCGATGGCGGTCGCGACCGACTGCAATCCCGGCACCTCGCCGCTGACCTCGCTGCTTCTGACCATGAACATGGCCGCGACGCTGTTCCGCATGACCGTCGAGGAATGTCTCCTCGGCGTCACGCGCGAGGCGGCGCGCGCGCTCGGACGGCTCGGCGAGATCGGCACGATCGAGCCCGGCAAGGCCTGCGATCTGGCGATCTGGGACATCGAGCGGCCGGCCGAACTCGTCTATCGCATGGGCTTCAATCCGCTCCATGCGCGCATCCGGAGGGGACGATGA
- a CDS encoding HutD family protein has protein sequence MTGVRLLRATDRAPKPWKNGGGVTTDVLVRPEGAGLDDFEARISIAEVAASGPFSVFPGIDRSTAILAGAGMDLMVGDAAPARLAPGGAPHRYPGDVPTSATLVAGPITDLNVMTRRGVVAHEMRRIALAPGSVAPFDLADAAMLWQSGDGVIETPGGTVTPAPLDAITCATPGRWRVTTTTDVVLFVIGFVRRT, from the coding sequence ATGACCGGCGTCCGCCTGCTCCGCGCCACCGATCGCGCGCCGAAACCGTGGAAGAACGGCGGCGGCGTGACCACGGACGTGCTGGTCCGGCCCGAAGGGGCCGGACTGGACGATTTCGAGGCGCGGATCAGCATCGCGGAAGTGGCGGCGTCCGGGCCGTTCTCGGTGTTCCCCGGCATCGATCGCTCGACCGCGATCCTCGCCGGGGCCGGCATGGACCTGATGGTCGGCGACGCCGCGCCGGCGCGGCTCGCGCCCGGTGGCGCGCCGCATCGCTATCCGGGCGACGTGCCGACCAGCGCGACGCTGGTTGCGGGGCCGATCACCGATCTCAATGTCATGACCCGGCGCGGCGTCGTCGCTCATGAGATGCGCCGCATCGCGCTCGCACCGGGTTCGGTCGCGCCGTTCGATCTCGCCGATGCGGCGATGCTGTGGCAGAGCGGCGATGGCGTGATCGAGACGCCGGGAGGGACCGTCACGCCCGCCCCGCTCGATGCGATCACCTGCGCGACGCCGGGGCGCTGGCGTGTGACGACCACGACCGACGTCGTGCTGTTCGTGATCGGGTTCGTCCGCCGGACGTGA
- the hutH gene encoding histidine ammonia-lyase translates to MTTTITIVPGAVPLADWRAIWRGAPIALDPAARPKIERSAEAVRRILAKGEPVYGINTGFGKLASVRIGDADLGTLQRNIVLSHAAGVGAPLSRPITRLMMVLKLASLAQGASGVRPETLDLLEAMIARDLIPVVPSQGSVGASGDLAPLSHMTATMIGVGEIFMHGARLPAAEALAAAGLKPIVLGAKEGLALLNGTQFSTANALAGLFEAERLFQSALIAGALSTDAARGSDTPFDPRIHALRKHRGQIAVADALRGLMAGSAIRASHRVDDPRVQDPYCLRCQPQVMGAALDVLRQAAETLETEANGVSDNPLIFAEDGEALSGGNFHAEPVAFAADMIAMAVCEIGSISERRIAMLVDPALSGIPAFLTPKPGLNSGFMIPQVTAAALVSENKQMAHPASVDSIPTSANQEDHVSMAAHGARRLAAMVENALNVVAIELLAAAQGCDFHAPLASSPALEAVRGLVRAEVPHLDDDRHFHPDLVAAADMIRSGAVVAAAGASALPGLDPSRTQGAAA, encoded by the coding sequence ATGACCACCACCATAACGATCGTGCCGGGCGCCGTGCCGCTCGCCGACTGGCGCGCGATCTGGCGCGGCGCGCCGATCGCGCTCGATCCGGCCGCGCGCCCGAAGATCGAGAGGAGCGCCGAGGCCGTGCGCCGGATCCTCGCCAAGGGCGAGCCGGTCTACGGCATCAACACCGGCTTCGGAAAGCTCGCGAGCGTCCGGATCGGCGACGCCGATCTCGGCACGCTCCAGCGCAACATCGTGCTCAGCCACGCAGCGGGCGTCGGCGCGCCGCTCAGCCGCCCGATCACGCGGCTCATGATGGTGCTGAAGCTCGCGAGCCTCGCGCAAGGCGCCTCCGGCGTGCGGCCGGAGACGCTGGATCTCCTGGAGGCGATGATCGCGCGGGATCTGATCCCGGTCGTGCCGTCTCAGGGCTCGGTCGGAGCCTCGGGCGACCTCGCGCCGCTGTCGCACATGACCGCGACCATGATCGGCGTCGGCGAGATCTTTATGCATGGTGCACGCCTGCCGGCAGCCGAGGCGCTCGCCGCGGCGGGCCTGAAGCCGATCGTGCTCGGCGCCAAGGAAGGGCTGGCGCTGCTGAACGGCACGCAGTTCTCGACCGCCAATGCGCTCGCAGGCCTGTTCGAGGCCGAGCGGCTGTTCCAGTCGGCGCTGATCGCCGGCGCCCTGTCGACCGACGCGGCGCGCGGCTCCGACACACCGTTCGATCCGCGCATCCATGCGCTGCGCAAGCATCGCGGCCAGATCGCGGTCGCCGATGCACTGCGCGGCCTGATGGCCGGCAGTGCGATCCGTGCTTCGCATCGGGTCGACGATCCGCGCGTGCAGGACCCCTACTGCCTGCGCTGCCAGCCGCAGGTGATGGGCGCCGCCCTCGACGTGCTCCGGCAGGCGGCCGAGACGCTGGAGACCGAGGCGAACGGCGTCTCCGACAATCCGCTGATCTTCGCCGAGGACGGCGAGGCGCTGTCGGGCGGCAACTTCCACGCCGAACCGGTCGCCTTCGCCGCCGACATGATCGCCATGGCGGTCTGCGAGATCGGTTCGATCTCCGAGCGGCGCATCGCCATGCTGGTCGATCCGGCGCTGTCGGGCATTCCGGCGTTCCTGACGCCGAAGCCGGGGCTCAACTCCGGCTTCATGATCCCGCAGGTGACCGCCGCCGCGCTCGTCTCCGAGAACAAGCAGATGGCGCATCCGGCGAGCGTCGACTCGATCCCGACCTCGGCCAACCAGGAGGATCACGTCTCCATGGCCGCGCATGGCGCGCGCCGCTTGGCCGCCATGGTCGAGAACGCGCTCAATGTGGTGGCGATCGAACTCCTCGCCGCTGCGCAGGGCTGCGACTTCCATGCGCCGCTCGCCTCGAGCCCGGCGCTGGAGGCTGTGCGGGGGCTCGTACGCGCCGAGGTTCCGCACCTCGACGACGATCGGCATTTCCATCCGGATCTGGTCGCCGCCGCCGACATGATCCGCTCCGGCGCGGTCGTCGCCGCGGCTGGTGCGAGCGCCCTGCCCGGCCTCGACCCTTCACGCACGCAGGGAGCCGCCGCATGA
- a CDS encoding formimidoylglutamate deiminase has translation MVTLFFDRALLPEGWRDAVRLTIAEGRIAGIETGTAPGPADVRHAIAVPGMPNLHSHAFQRAMAGLTETRGPTADSFWSWRELMYRFALTMSPDDVEAVAAELYVEMLEAGFTRVGEFHYLHHDRDGRPYANIAEMAERIASAASATGIGLTLLPVLYARSGFGGGAPAEGQRRFINDVERYARLLDGARAAAARVPGAVTGIAPHSLRAVTPDELAATIPLAGDGPIHIHIAEQVREVEDCVAWSGARPVAWLLDHAPVDRRWCLIHATHMDASEVAGMAATGAVAGLCPITESNLGDGIFAGADFVAAGGAWGIGSDSNVEIGVGAELRQFEYSQRLAHRARNVIASAGASTGRTLFDQALAGGTAALTPGAAAGLMVGTSADLVTLRADDPRHPASVGDAPLDAWVFAAGNRLVDCVYVRGERVVADGRHRDRDAVAARFAATLGRLLAA, from the coding sequence ATGGTGACACTGTTCTTCGACCGGGCGCTGCTGCCCGAGGGCTGGCGCGACGCGGTGCGTCTGACGATCGCCGAGGGCCGGATCGCCGGCATCGAGACCGGCACCGCGCCGGGGCCGGCGGATGTGCGGCACGCGATCGCCGTCCCCGGCATGCCGAACTTGCACAGCCATGCCTTCCAGCGCGCCATGGCCGGTCTGACCGAGACCCGCGGCCCGACCGCCGACAGTTTCTGGAGCTGGCGCGAGCTCATGTATCGCTTCGCGCTGACTATGAGCCCGGACGACGTCGAGGCGGTCGCCGCCGAACTCTATGTCGAGATGCTGGAGGCGGGCTTCACCCGCGTCGGCGAGTTCCACTATCTGCACCACGACCGCGACGGCCGGCCCTATGCCAACATTGCCGAGATGGCCGAGCGCATCGCTTCTGCCGCATCGGCGACCGGCATCGGCCTGACGCTGCTGCCGGTGCTCTACGCCCGCTCGGGCTTCGGCGGCGGCGCGCCGGCCGAAGGGCAGCGCCGCTTCATCAACGATGTCGAGCGCTATGCCCGACTTCTCGACGGCGCCCGCGCTGCCGCCGCGCGCGTGCCCGGCGCCGTCACCGGCATCGCGCCGCACTCGCTGCGCGCCGTGACACCCGATGAACTCGCCGCCACGATCCCGCTCGCCGGCGATGGCCCGATCCACATCCACATCGCCGAGCAGGTGCGGGAGGTTGAAGACTGCGTCGCATGGTCCGGCGCCCGGCCGGTCGCCTGGCTGCTCGATCATGCGCCCGTCGATCGCCGCTGGTGCCTGATCCACGCGACCCATATGGATGCGAGCGAAGTCGCCGGCATGGCCGCTACGGGCGCCGTCGCCGGCCTCTGCCCGATCACGGAATCGAACCTCGGCGACGGTATCTTCGCGGGCGCGGACTTCGTCGCGGCCGGCGGTGCCTGGGGCATCGGCTCGGATTCGAACGTCGAAATCGGCGTCGGCGCGGAACTCAGGCAGTTCGAATATTCCCAGCGCCTCGCCCATCGTGCCCGCAACGTGATCGCGAGTGCCGGCGCTTCGACCGGCCGGACCTTGTTCGATCAGGCGCTCGCCGGCGGCACCGCCGCGCTGACGCCCGGCGCCGCGGCCGGCCTCATGGTCGGCACCTCGGCCGATCTCGTCACGCTCCGCGCCGATGATCCGCGCCATCCCGCGAGCGTTGGCGACGCGCCGCTCGACGCCTGGGTGTTCGCGGCCGGCAACCGGCTGGTCGACTGCGTCTATGTCCGGGGCGAGCGCGTGGTCGCCGACGGTCGCCACCGCGACCGCGACGCCGTCGCCGCACGCTTCGCCGCGACGCTCGGCCGTCTGCTGGCTGCCTGA
- the hutC gene encoding histidine utilization repressor: MTASAPAPRLKDVALHQRIRSDIEGRIVSGEWKPGDRLPYEHELMAEYGCARMTVNKVMSSLVEAGLIERRRRAGSFVRRPVAQSAVMEIPDVRAEVQARGEAYAYELLSRRQRKATRADAEMLGLEPGAPVLALECRHFAEGRPYAIENRVIALSTVPEAATTDFSTEPPGTWLLRHEPWHGAEHRISAASADARIADLLDIPAGMACLVVERQTWRSDQSITAVKLWYPGDRQTLVARFTPSTAGSR; the protein is encoded by the coding sequence TTGACCGCGTCCGCACCGGCGCCGCGTCTGAAGGACGTGGCGCTCCACCAGCGCATCCGCTCCGACATCGAGGGCCGCATCGTCTCGGGCGAATGGAAGCCGGGCGACCGGCTGCCCTACGAGCATGAGCTGATGGCCGAATATGGCTGCGCGCGCATGACCGTGAACAAGGTCATGTCGAGCCTGGTCGAGGCCGGCCTGATCGAGCGCCGCCGCCGCGCCGGCAGCTTCGTGCGCCGGCCGGTGGCGCAGTCGGCGGTGATGGAGATCCCCGACGTGCGCGCCGAGGTGCAGGCGCGCGGCGAGGCCTATGCCTACGAACTCCTTTCGCGCCGGCAACGCAAGGCGACCCGCGCCGATGCCGAGATGCTCGGGCTGGAGCCGGGCGCGCCCGTGCTGGCGCTCGAATGCCGGCATTTCGCCGAGGGCCGGCCCTACGCGATTGAGAACCGCGTGATCGCGCTGTCGACCGTGCCGGAAGCCGCGACCACCGATTTCTCGACCGAGCCGCCGGGCACCTGGCTCCTGCGTCACGAGCCCTGGCACGGCGCCGAACATCGGATCTCCGCCGCCAGCGCCGACGCCCGCATCGCCGACCTGCTGGATATTCCGGCCGGCATGGCCTGTCTGGTGGTTGAGCGCCAGACCTGGCGCTCGGACCAGTCGATCACGGCGGTGAAGCTCTGGTATCCGGGTGATCGCCAGACGCTGGTCGCGCGGTTCACGCCGTCGACAGCCGGATCACGCTGA